Proteins encoded in a region of the Pelmatolapia mariae isolate MD_Pm_ZW linkage group LG16_19, Pm_UMD_F_2, whole genome shotgun sequence genome:
- the LOC135933834 gene encoding trace amine-associated receptor 13c-like yields MEIQMHLETELCFPELPNSSCRKPTLHWSKTVLLNVGLSSISVITAALNLLIIISVSHFRQLHTPSNILLLSLAVSDFFVGFLLMPVEIFRNTACWVFGDLMCSLYIYLSGILMNASLEIIVLISVDRYVAICDPLHYPTRITVTRVKLSVCLCWFYAIFYMSLYTKDVLIKPVIIIIVLYTRVFVVAVSQARAMRSHVTAVTLERSLNQSNKSELKAARNLGVLVIVFLASICPFYFYSLVEGNVVNASSATFLIIVYFNSCLNPLIYTLFYPWIRNAVKLSITLQILKHNSSEANIL; encoded by the exons ATGGAGATCCAGATGCATCTAGAGACAGAGCTCTGTTTTCCAGAGCTACCGAACAGTTCTTGCAGGAAGCCGACACTTCACTGGTCCAAAACGGTGCTCCTGAACGTTGGGCTTTCGTCCATCTCTGTGATCACTGCTGCTCTTAACCTGCTCATCATCATCTCAGTCTCCCACTTCAG GCAGCTCCACACTCCcagtaacatcctcctcctctctctggctgtctctgacttttttgtgggttttctgtTGATGCCGGTAGAAATCTTCAGAAACACGGCCTGCTGGGTATTTGGTGATCTCATGTGTTCACTTTATATTTATCTGAGCGGCATTCTTATGAATGCTTCATTGGAAATTATTGTTCTTATATCAGTTGACCGCTATGTGGCTATTTGTGACCCTCTGCATTACCCCACCAGAATTACTGTGACAAGAGTCAAActcagtgtttgtctgtgttggtTTTATGCTATTTTCTACATGAGTCTTTACACAAAGGATGTCTTGATAAAGCCAG TTATTATCATCATTGTTCTGTATACAAGAGTATTTGTGGTGGCTGTGTCTCAGGCTCGTGCCATGCGCTCTCATGTTACAGCTGTCACACTTGAGCGTTCATTGAATCAATCAAACAAATCTGAGCTGAAAGCAGCgaggaaccttggagttctTGTAATTGTGTTCCTGGCAAGTATTTGCCCATTTTACTTCTACTCTCTTGTTGAAGGCAATGTGGTCAATGCTTCATCTGCAACTTTTTTGATCATTGTTTATTTTAACTCTTGTTTAAACCCATTGATCTATACCCTGTTTTACCCCTGGATTAGAAATGCTGTTAAACTTAGCATCACTCTGCAGATATTAAAGCATAACAGTAGTGAAGCCAACATACTATAG